The Temnothorax longispinosus isolate EJ_2023e chromosome 4, Tlon_JGU_v1, whole genome shotgun sequence genome has a window encoding:
- the LOC139812103 gene encoding uncharacterized protein: protein MDSTNSPIRKKIRTEKLASVILNKKNQNVKLQRTLSQISITSSISSTDEEENNSKENSDASDDDNIEINITEEQKMLAAINKSTCLDGTYFKVDKSKSSTVTGDVVAVCQFCNPTRALKGKFRITSNFTTHLKRKHANVYNEYLEYAKQKRHGVENTSVIDRKRWSCVLNQEEFEQNITNFVLKYMIPFRAVEDPSFRKIFNDFKIKRGDTRLKHLTCYSLAKRVDRSFKEMLQEIGDAMSSVINGGGFVCTTADVWTGGSRRYLGVTASWIHPETLERKSAALACKRFLGTHCFDAIADLLSKIHVSFKLTPETIRATVTDNGSNFIKAFKEFGIVIPNDPSSNDSQDEYENNDDAFDVSIFDEDVDSDENCIQIDNEFSNECDAKLPRHIRCASHTLNLIAKTDVLKAIKNCKRLNSKHNNVMHKCTAIWKSLRSPKFNENLKAYFGIALQRPVKLQTPEGQETLRDKLGPLNQKYVGAVLSGDEESGIDTVYGIYFSND from the exons aTGGACTCAACAAACTCTCCAATTCGCAAAAAGATAAGAACAGAGAAATTAGCTTCtgtgattttaaataaaaaaaatcaaaatgtgaAGTTACAAAGAACTCTTAGTCAAATTTCAATTACATCTTCTATCTCAAGTACTGATGAAGAGGAAAATAACAGTAAGGAAAATTCCGATGCAAGTGATGACGATAATATAGAGATTAATATAACTGAAGAACAAAAGATGTTAGCTGCCATCAATAAATCAACATGTCTTGATGGAACGTACTTTAAGGTTGACAAGTCAAAATCAAGTACAGTAACAGGAGATGTTGTTGCTGTATGTCAATTTTGTAATCCTACAAGAGCACTTAAAggaaaatttagaattacttCTAACTTTACAACGCATTTGaag aGAAAACATGCAAATGTTTATAATGAGTATTTAGAATATGCAAAACAAAAGCGACATGGTGTGGAAAATACTTCCGTTATTGATAGAAAGCGCTGGTCGTGTGTTTTAAATCAAGAAGAATTTGAGCaaaatatcacaaattttgtattaaagtATATGATACCATTCAGAGCGGTTGAAGATCCGtctttcagaaaaatttttaatg ATTTCAAAATAAAGAGAGGTGATACTCGGTTGAAGCACTTGACATGTTACTCTTTGGCAAAAAGAGTCGACAGAAGTTTTAAGGAGATGTTACAAGAAATTGGTGACGCAATGAGTTCGGTGATCAATGGTGGTGGTTTTGTTTGTACTACGGCTGATGTATGGACAGGAGGATCACGCAGATATCTAGGTGTCACAGCTAGTTGG ATACATCCTGAAACATTGGAAAGAAAGTCGGCTGCACTTGCATGCAAGAGATTCCTCGGAACCCACTGTTTTGATGCTATTGCAGATCTGTTGTCAAAAATTCATGTTTCATTCAAGTTAACGCCTGAGACAATAAGAGCGACCGTTACCGATAACggatctaattttattaaggcTTTCAAAGAATTCGGTATTGTAATTCCGAATGACCCTTCTAGta atGATTCTCAAGATGAGTACGAAAATAACGATGATGCTTTTGACGTTAGCATATTTGACGAGGATGTCGATTCTGATGAAAATTGTATTCAAATTGACAATGAATTTAGCAATGAGTGTGACGCAAAATTACCTCGGCATATCAGATGTGCTAGCCACACATTAAACCTTATAGCTAAAACTGATGTTTTGAAagctataaaaaattgtaaacgaTTAAATTCAAAGCATAATAATGTCATGCACAAATGCACAGCAATATGGAAGTCGTTGCGTTCTCcgaaatttaatgaaaatttgaaGGCATACTTTGGCATTGCACTTCAACGACCAGTC AAGTTGCAAACACCTGAGGGTCAAGAAACGTTGCGAGATAAATTGGGTCCATTGAACCAAAAGTACGTCGGGGCAGTTCTGAGCGGCGATGAAGAAAGCGGTATAGACACCGTGTACGGCATTTATTTCAGCAACGATTGA